The following proteins are encoded in a genomic region of Burkholderia cepacia:
- the phnY gene encoding phosphonoacetaldehyde dehydrogenase, whose amino-acid sequence MSTVLKPVPASGVRHEALRIDGQRVWRDAVIDVRNPYDGSLVGTVPKATLDDVRRAFAVARAYRPTLTRHDRAAILRRAADIVRSRTAEIAALITAEAGLCIKDSTYEAGRVADVLTFGAGEVLKDDGQIFSCDLTPHGKKRRVYTQRDPLLGVISAITPFNHPMNQVAHKIVPSVATNNRIVVKPSEKVPLSCYLFADILYEAGLPPQMLQVITGNPREIADELITNPAIDLITFTGGVSIGKSIASRMGYRRAVLELGGNDPIIVMEDADLDEASTLAVSGSYKNSGQRCTAIKRMLVHASVADRFTELVVEKTRAWSYGNPSDPSVDMGTVIDEAAAKFCEQQVNDAISRGARLLVGNVRDGALYSPTVIDRVTPDMPLVKYETFGPVSPIMRFRDIDEAIRMSNSTDYALSSSVCTNRFDHITRFITELEVGSVNVREVPGYRLEVTPFGGVKDSGLGYKEGVQEAMKSFTNVKTYSLPW is encoded by the coding sequence ATGAGTACGGTCCTGAAGCCGGTTCCCGCGTCCGGCGTGCGGCACGAAGCGTTGCGCATCGACGGGCAGCGCGTGTGGCGCGACGCCGTCATCGACGTGCGCAACCCGTACGACGGCTCGCTGGTCGGCACCGTACCGAAAGCGACGCTCGACGATGTGCGCCGCGCGTTCGCGGTCGCGCGTGCCTACCGGCCGACGCTCACGCGTCACGATCGCGCGGCGATCCTGCGCCGTGCGGCCGACATCGTGCGCTCGCGCACGGCGGAGATCGCGGCGCTGATCACGGCCGAGGCCGGGTTGTGCATCAAGGATTCGACGTACGAGGCGGGCCGCGTGGCCGACGTGCTGACGTTCGGCGCCGGTGAAGTGCTGAAGGACGACGGGCAGATCTTCTCGTGCGATCTGACGCCGCACGGCAAGAAGCGCCGCGTGTACACGCAGCGCGATCCGCTGCTCGGCGTGATTTCGGCGATCACGCCGTTCAACCATCCGATGAACCAGGTCGCGCACAAGATCGTGCCGTCGGTCGCGACCAACAACCGGATCGTCGTGAAGCCTTCCGAGAAGGTGCCGCTGTCGTGCTACCTGTTCGCGGACATCCTGTACGAAGCCGGCCTGCCGCCGCAGATGCTGCAGGTGATTACCGGAAACCCGAGGGAAATCGCCGACGAGCTGATCACGAACCCGGCGATCGACCTCATCACGTTCACGGGCGGAGTGTCGATCGGCAAGTCGATCGCGTCGCGGATGGGCTACCGGCGCGCGGTGCTCGAACTCGGCGGTAACGATCCGATCATCGTGATGGAAGATGCCGATCTCGACGAAGCGAGCACGCTCGCGGTGTCGGGCTCGTACAAGAACTCGGGGCAGCGCTGCACGGCGATCAAGCGGATGCTCGTGCACGCGTCGGTGGCCGATCGCTTCACCGAGCTGGTCGTCGAAAAAACGCGCGCATGGTCGTACGGCAATCCGTCCGATCCGTCGGTCGACATGGGCACCGTGATCGACGAAGCGGCCGCGAAGTTCTGCGAGCAGCAGGTGAACGATGCAATTTCGCGCGGCGCGCGGCTGCTGGTCGGCAACGTGCGCGACGGCGCGCTGTATTCGCCGACGGTGATCGATCGCGTGACGCCCGATATGCCGCTCGTGAAGTACGAGACGTTCGGCCCCGTGTCGCCGATCATGCGCTTTCGCGACATCGACGAAGCGATCCGGATGTCGAACAGCACCGACTATGCGCTGTCGTCGTCGGTGTGCACAAACCGCTTCGACCACATCACGCGCTTCATCACCGAGCTGGAAGTCGGCAGCGTGAACGTGCGCGAAGTGCCGGGCTATCGGCTCGAAGTCACGCCGTTCGGCGGCGTGAAGGATTCGGGGCTCGGCTACAAGGAAGGCGTGCAGGAAGCGATGAAGAGCTTCACGAACGTGAAGACGTATTCGCTGCCGTGGTGA
- a CDS encoding LysR family transcriptional regulator, with the protein MKKGARETGIDHMGAMRAFVRVVETGSFSAVAKEMHVSTSTVARKVTAIEEALGVALLHRSTHSVTLTEAGHIYLERAVTLIADLDDTLRVVAELNARPSGPLKLTAPVAFGRRHLAPLVAPFLARYPTIQLDVRLTDNHNDLVAGGFDLDIHEGENYLDNLVVHRLSRNDSILCATPGYLDRCGRPASPDDLKHHNCLRYVHPEGDPRWDLVNGDAQHSVLPAGNLVTDHSELLLEATCAGLGIAEFEIWLVRDLLASGQLEAVLPRYRLQNRLTGEYIYIAYLANRRSSAKLRVLKEFLAEHLAQIGELSELELAKIRGERA; encoded by the coding sequence ATGAAAAAAGGCGCGAGAGAAACCGGCATCGATCACATGGGCGCGATGCGTGCGTTCGTGAGAGTGGTCGAAACAGGGAGTTTTTCGGCGGTCGCGAAGGAGATGCACGTGTCGACGTCGACCGTCGCACGCAAGGTCACGGCAATCGAGGAGGCCCTCGGCGTCGCGCTGCTGCACCGCTCGACGCACAGCGTGACGCTCACCGAAGCCGGCCACATCTACCTGGAGCGCGCGGTCACGCTGATCGCCGATCTCGACGACACGCTGCGCGTCGTCGCCGAGTTGAATGCGCGGCCGAGCGGCCCGCTGAAGCTCACCGCGCCGGTCGCGTTCGGCCGCCGTCATCTCGCGCCGCTGGTCGCGCCGTTTCTCGCGCGCTATCCGACGATCCAGCTCGACGTGCGGCTCACCGACAACCACAACGATCTCGTGGCCGGCGGCTTCGATCTCGACATTCACGAAGGCGAGAATTACCTGGACAACCTGGTCGTGCACCGGCTGTCGCGCAACGACAGCATCCTTTGCGCGACGCCCGGTTATCTCGACCGCTGCGGGCGCCCGGCGTCACCGGACGACCTGAAGCACCACAACTGCCTGCGCTACGTGCATCCGGAAGGCGATCCGCGCTGGGATCTCGTGAACGGCGACGCGCAGCACAGCGTGCTGCCTGCCGGCAATCTCGTCACCGATCATTCGGAGCTGCTGCTCGAAGCGACCTGTGCGGGCCTCGGCATCGCGGAGTTCGAGATCTGGCTGGTGCGCGACCTGCTCGCGAGCGGCCAGCTCGAAGCCGTGTTGCCGCGCTACCGGCTGCAGAACCGGCTGACGGGCGAATACATCTACATCGCGTATCTGGCGAACCGGCGCAGCTCGGCGAAGCTGCGCGTGCTGAAGGAATTCCTCGCGGAACATCTCGCGCAGATCGGCGAGTTGTCGGAACTGGAACTCGCGAAAATTCGCGGCGAACGCGCGTAG
- a CDS encoding amino acid permease — MKHDSERPAGPAGGADSRHADPDAMFASHEAGYAKQLKPRHVQMIAMGGAIGTGLFLGAGGRLQSAGPALALVYLVCGVFAFLIMRALGELVMHRPTSGSFVSYAREFMGERASFVAGWMYYLNWATTGIVDITAVAIYMKYWAVFTDVPQWVFALGALGIVSVMNMIGVKVFGEMEFWFSLVKVGTLAVFLAVGAVFLASGHPVAGQMPGLHLVAEHGGIFPHGILPAVLIVQGVVFAYASIELVGVAAGETADARKVLPKAINSVMWRIALFYVGSVVLLTMLLPWTAYSSHESPFVTFFSKLGVPYVGTVMNVVVLTAALSSLNSGLYSTGRVLRSLAMGGSAPRFVSRMNARGVPYGGILITVAINAIGVPLNYIVPAQAFEIVLNMASLGIITTWGFIVMCQILFRRAVDRGELKAVSFRMPGAPFTSWLTLAFLVGVLVLMAFDYPGGTWTIATIPVVVLALVVGWKLAKRGAEREQAVAAPASAHAVADPARNA, encoded by the coding sequence ATGAAACACGACAGCGAGCGCCCGGCCGGTCCGGCTGGCGGCGCGGATTCCCGCCATGCCGATCCCGATGCGATGTTTGCATCGCACGAAGCCGGCTATGCGAAGCAGTTGAAGCCGCGGCACGTGCAGATGATCGCGATGGGCGGTGCGATCGGCACGGGCCTCTTTCTCGGTGCGGGCGGGCGCCTGCAGAGCGCGGGGCCGGCGCTCGCGCTCGTGTATCTCGTCTGCGGCGTGTTCGCGTTCCTGATCATGCGCGCGCTCGGCGAACTCGTGATGCACCGGCCGACCAGCGGCAGCTTCGTGTCGTACGCACGCGAGTTCATGGGCGAGCGCGCGTCGTTCGTCGCGGGCTGGATGTACTACCTGAACTGGGCGACGACCGGCATCGTCGACATCACCGCGGTCGCGATCTACATGAAGTACTGGGCCGTGTTCACCGACGTGCCGCAATGGGTGTTCGCGCTTGGCGCGCTCGGGATCGTGTCGGTGATGAACATGATCGGCGTGAAGGTATTCGGCGAGATGGAGTTCTGGTTCTCGCTCGTCAAGGTCGGCACGCTCGCGGTGTTCCTCGCGGTCGGCGCGGTGTTTCTCGCGAGCGGCCATCCGGTCGCCGGCCAGATGCCGGGGCTTCATCTGGTCGCGGAGCATGGCGGGATCTTTCCGCACGGCATTCTGCCGGCCGTGCTGATCGTGCAGGGCGTCGTGTTCGCGTACGCGAGCATCGAGCTCGTCGGCGTCGCGGCGGGCGAGACGGCCGATGCGCGCAAGGTGCTGCCGAAGGCGATCAACAGCGTGATGTGGCGCATTGCGCTGTTCTATGTCGGCTCGGTCGTGTTGTTGACGATGCTGCTGCCGTGGACGGCGTACAGCTCGCACGAAAGCCCGTTCGTCACGTTCTTCAGCAAGCTTGGCGTGCCGTACGTCGGTACCGTGATGAACGTCGTGGTACTGACGGCCGCGCTGTCGAGCCTGAATTCCGGCCTCTATTCGACCGGGCGCGTGCTGCGTTCGCTCGCGATGGGCGGATCGGCGCCGCGCTTCGTGTCGCGGATGAATGCGCGCGGTGTGCCGTACGGCGGGATCCTGATCACGGTCGCGATCAATGCGATCGGCGTGCCGCTGAATTACATCGTCCCGGCGCAGGCGTTCGAGATCGTGCTGAACATGGCGTCGCTCGGGATCATCACGACGTGGGGCTTCATCGTCATGTGCCAGATCCTGTTCCGCCGTGCGGTCGATCGCGGCGAGCTGAAGGCCGTGTCGTTCCGGATGCCGGGCGCGCCGTTCACGTCGTGGCTCACGCTCGCGTTCCTCGTCGGCGTGCTGGTGCTGATGGCGTTCGACTACCCGGGCGGCACGTGGACCATCGCGACGATTCCGGTTGTGGTGCTCGCGCTGGTGGTCGGCTGGAAGCTGGCGAAGCGGGGTGCCGAGCGTGAGCAGGCGGTTGCCGCACCTGCATCCGCGCATGCCGTTGCCGATCCTGCGCGGAACGCGTGA
- a CDS encoding PLP-dependent aminotransferase family protein, with amino-acid sequence MPSRTPTALWAQQFRRSSASSLQDQIRRMLVAAILDGQLAPDAALPSSRELADQLGVARNTVVLAYQMLVEEGYLISRERSGHFVNPKMLEGVPGFATAKPGEKPDGNDTPGRPAWEKRIAHPPSRQRNIVKPANWQHYEFPFIYGQFDQSLFPTNDWRECCLKALSVMEIRNWAPDLIERDDESLIQQIRTRVLPRRGVFAMPDEIVVTNGCQQALYLIADLLCGKHTTVGFENPGYPDARNIFENRNARLLPLPVDGHGIAPDALGDTLSRCDYVYVTPSHQCPTTATMPVERRRALLDCAQQHDFVIIEDDYESENTFSGTPHPALKSLDTADRVIYVGSLSKTFAPGLRLGYVVGPRELIRELRALRRLMVRHPVAYIQRAFATFLALGHHDALLRRLAHAYSERSQALMAALDAHLPEARYVPVTGGASCWVEGPAWLDAARLAADAQEAGILIEPGGVFFTNDDSNARRCFRMGFSAIPLERIEPGVRALAECMRSQKPGA; translated from the coding sequence ATGCCGAGTCGTACCCCGACCGCCTTATGGGCCCAGCAGTTCCGGCGGTCGTCGGCGTCGAGCCTGCAGGACCAGATCCGGCGCATGCTGGTCGCCGCGATCCTCGACGGCCAGCTCGCGCCCGATGCCGCCCTGCCGTCGAGCCGCGAGCTCGCCGATCAGCTCGGCGTCGCGCGCAACACCGTCGTGCTCGCGTACCAGATGCTCGTCGAAGAGGGCTACCTGATCTCGCGCGAACGCAGCGGGCACTTCGTGAACCCGAAGATGCTCGAAGGCGTGCCGGGCTTCGCAACCGCCAAGCCGGGCGAGAAGCCGGACGGCAACGACACGCCGGGCCGCCCCGCGTGGGAGAAGCGCATCGCGCATCCGCCGTCGAGGCAGCGCAACATCGTGAAGCCCGCGAACTGGCAGCACTACGAATTCCCGTTCATCTACGGGCAGTTCGACCAGTCGCTGTTCCCGACCAACGACTGGCGCGAATGCTGCCTGAAGGCGCTGTCGGTGATGGAGATCCGCAACTGGGCGCCCGACCTGATCGAGCGCGACGACGAATCGCTGATCCAGCAGATTCGCACGCGCGTGCTGCCGCGACGCGGCGTGTTCGCGATGCCCGACGAGATCGTCGTCACGAACGGCTGCCAGCAGGCGCTGTACCTGATCGCGGACCTGCTGTGCGGCAAGCACACGACGGTCGGCTTCGAGAACCCCGGCTATCCCGACGCGCGCAACATCTTCGAGAACCGCAACGCGCGGCTGCTGCCGCTGCCCGTCGACGGCCACGGGATCGCGCCCGATGCGCTCGGCGACACGCTGTCACGCTGCGACTACGTGTACGTGACGCCGAGCCATCAGTGCCCGACCACCGCGACGATGCCGGTCGAGCGCCGCCGCGCGCTGCTCGATTGCGCGCAGCAGCACGACTTTGTGATCATCGAGGACGACTACGAGAGCGAGAACACGTTCTCCGGCACGCCGCATCCGGCGCTGAAGAGCCTCGACACGGCAGACCGCGTGATCTACGTCGGCAGCCTGTCGAAGACGTTCGCGCCGGGCCTGCGGCTCGGCTACGTGGTCGGGCCGCGCGAGCTGATCCGCGAGTTGCGCGCGCTGCGGCGACTGATGGTGCGCCATCCGGTCGCGTACATTCAGCGCGCATTCGCGACCTTTCTCGCGCTCGGCCATCACGACGCGCTGCTGCGCCGGCTTGCCCATGCATACAGCGAGCGCTCGCAGGCGCTGATGGCGGCGCTCGATGCGCATTTGCCGGAAGCGCGCTACGTGCCCGTGACGGGTGGCGCGTCGTGCTGGGTCGAGGGACCGGCGTGGCTCGATGCGGCGCGGCTCGCGGCAGATGCGCAGGAGGCCGGGATTCTGATCGAACCGGGCGGCGTGTTCTTCACGAACGACGACAGCAATGCGCGCCGCTGCTTCCGGATGGGTTTCTCCGCGATTCCGCTCGAGCGGATCGAGCCCGGCGTGCGGGCGCTGGCGGAATGCATGCGCTCGCAAAAGCCGGGCGCCTGA
- a CDS encoding TonB-dependent receptor: MPAQFKTRPRALVSALTCSVFLTPLLASAATAPASAPAADQPAPAADVPATLPTIAVQSSALSDMQVKRSPSYKFTAPLLDTPRSVTVIPEQLIKEKNVTSFADALRSVPGITFLGGDAAANPSADRPVIRGFESRNSIFVDGMRDSGLQNRETFAVEQISVIKGPDSVYAGRGSVGGSIDIVTKTPKNDNFINSSIGFGTDGYKRATVDANRKINDTTAVRLNVMGHDANQAGRNDVYNKRWGVAPSIVFGLNTPTTVTVSYYHMNSYDMPDFSVPFRASGGTPVPTDRGQFFGLNTRDYRYGQTDTGEIRVEHKINDDWKLKNTTMFGRSTLDYVATNPQILASNPNMLSLQAKSGKYALNGFSNQTEVTGSASLFGMKHTMTAGVEFSHEQARYEGYLVSDSAGNNIRSGGPCSVAGNCTPLAGGWNPNMPWTGSIVLNGDKGFPGATTNTRTDTVSAYIFDTVKLSERWQFNTGLRFDRYDTTGKQAGVADLSNTSNLFSYQFGLVFKPVTNVSLYASYGTSSNPPGSNGGLGGGTDQITATNQDLAPERSRNIEIGAKWDVLQDQLSLTSALFQTEKTNARVSDGLGHTVNAGKQRVRGFEFGFAGNMTPKWHVFGGYSYLNAITTDAGPGSPGASGLPMVMVPKHNFTLWTSYDVMPKLTLGAGATVMSQTYASVSATTKKWTPGYARFDAAATWRVNKTMDVQLNVQNLFDKKYYASAYPIYATWAPGRSAMVTLNFYQ; this comes from the coding sequence ATGCCTGCCCAGTTCAAGACGAGGCCTCGCGCCCTCGTGTCGGCGCTGACCTGCTCCGTGTTCCTGACGCCGCTGCTCGCTTCCGCCGCAACCGCTCCCGCTTCCGCCCCTGCCGCCGACCAGCCCGCGCCGGCCGCCGACGTACCGGCAACGCTGCCGACGATCGCGGTCCAGTCGTCCGCGCTGTCGGACATGCAGGTGAAACGCTCGCCGTCGTACAAGTTCACCGCGCCGCTGCTCGATACGCCGCGCTCGGTCACGGTGATCCCCGAGCAGTTGATCAAGGAAAAGAACGTCACGTCGTTCGCGGACGCGCTGCGCTCGGTGCCGGGCATCACGTTCCTCGGCGGCGATGCGGCCGCGAACCCGTCGGCCGACCGTCCGGTGATCCGCGGCTTCGAATCGCGCAACTCGATCTTCGTCGACGGGATGCGCGACTCGGGGCTGCAGAACCGCGAGACGTTCGCGGTCGAGCAGATCAGCGTGATCAAGGGCCCCGATTCGGTCTACGCGGGCCGCGGCTCGGTGGGCGGCAGCATCGACATCGTCACGAAGACGCCGAAGAACGACAACTTCATCAACAGCAGCATCGGTTTCGGCACCGACGGCTACAAGCGCGCGACGGTCGACGCGAACCGCAAGATCAACGACACGACGGCCGTACGCCTGAACGTGATGGGTCACGACGCGAACCAGGCCGGCCGCAACGACGTGTACAACAAGCGCTGGGGCGTCGCGCCGTCGATCGTATTCGGGCTGAACACGCCGACCACGGTCACGGTCAGCTACTACCACATGAACTCGTACGACATGCCGGATTTCAGCGTGCCGTTCCGCGCGTCGGGCGGCACGCCGGTGCCGACCGATCGCGGGCAGTTCTTCGGGCTGAACACGCGCGACTACCGCTATGGGCAGACGGACACCGGCGAAATCCGCGTCGAGCACAAGATCAACGACGACTGGAAGTTGAAGAACACGACGATGTTCGGCCGCTCGACGCTCGATTACGTGGCAACGAATCCGCAGATCCTCGCGTCGAACCCGAACATGCTGAGCCTGCAGGCGAAGAGCGGCAAGTACGCGCTCAACGGCTTCTCGAACCAGACCGAAGTCACCGGCAGCGCGAGCCTGTTCGGCATGAAGCACACGATGACGGCCGGCGTCGAGTTCAGCCATGAACAGGCGCGCTACGAGGGCTATCTCGTGTCGGATTCGGCCGGCAACAACATCCGCTCGGGCGGCCCGTGCTCGGTGGCCGGCAACTGCACGCCGCTCGCGGGCGGCTGGAACCCGAACATGCCGTGGACCGGCAGCATCGTGCTGAACGGCGACAAGGGCTTCCCCGGCGCGACGACGAACACGCGCACCGACACGGTTTCCGCGTACATCTTCGACACGGTCAAGCTGTCCGAGCGCTGGCAGTTCAACACGGGCCTGCGTTTCGACCGCTACGACACGACCGGCAAGCAGGCCGGCGTCGCCGACCTGTCGAACACGTCGAACCTGTTCAGCTACCAGTTCGGCCTCGTGTTCAAGCCGGTGACCAACGTGAGCCTGTACGCGTCGTACGGCACGTCGTCGAACCCGCCGGGGTCGAACGGCGGCCTCGGCGGCGGCACCGACCAGATCACCGCGACCAACCAGGATCTCGCGCCCGAGCGCTCGCGCAACATCGAGATCGGCGCGAAGTGGGACGTGCTGCAGGACCAGCTGTCGCTGACGTCGGCGCTGTTCCAGACCGAAAAGACCAACGCGCGCGTCAGCGACGGCCTCGGTCACACGGTCAACGCGGGCAAGCAGCGCGTGCGCGGCTTCGAATTCGGCTTCGCGGGCAACATGACGCCGAAGTGGCACGTGTTCGGCGGCTATTCGTACCTGAATGCGATCACGACCGACGCGGGCCCCGGCAGCCCGGGCGCGTCGGGCCTGCCGATGGTGATGGTGCCGAAGCACAACTTCACGCTGTGGACGAGCTACGACGTGATGCCGAAGCTCACGCTCGGCGCCGGTGCGACGGTGATGAGCCAGACCTACGCGTCGGTATCCGCGACGACGAAGAAATGGACGCCCGGTTATGCACGCTTCGACGCGGCCGCGACGTGGCGCGTGAACAAGACGATGGACGTTCAGCTCAACGTGCAGAACCTGTTCGACAAGAAGTATTACGCGAGCGCGTACCCGATCTACGCGACGTGGGCGCCGGGCCGCTCGGCGATGGTCACGCTCAACTTCTATCAGTAA
- a CDS encoding GNAT family N-acetyltransferase, whose translation MHVVVFRDRCARVIRIVFDDARATAVAYRDDEAIGELGIDDDGGGAARSPSLTRLFVEPAYRRCGIAHTLLACASREFGRPIRIDTGARAWPDSPAWATLCRCLEYEGLVVMR comes from the coding sequence ATGCACGTCGTCGTGTTCAGGGATCGCTGCGCGCGCGTGATCCGCATCGTGTTCGACGACGCTCGCGCGACGGCGGTCGCGTATCGCGACGACGAGGCGATCGGCGAACTCGGCATCGACGACGACGGCGGAGGTGCCGCACGATCGCCGTCGCTCACGCGGCTGTTCGTCGAACCCGCCTACCGGCGCTGCGGTATCGCGCACACGCTGCTGGCGTGTGCATCGCGCGAATTCGGGCGGCCGATCCGCATCGACACCGGCGCGCGAGCGTGGCCCGACTCGCCGGCATGGGCAACGCTGTGCCGCTGCCTTGAATACGAAGGGCTGGTCGTGATGCGCTAG
- a CDS encoding asparaginase, whose product MDTQRAAVVTYRGNAIENTHVAHVAVVDARGRLLARFGDPFRMTLARSAAKPAQALSVIETGAPERFGFDDADIALMCASHSSEDRHIERTRAMLAKVAAHESDLRCGGHPPLSDAVYRSWIKRDYMPTGVCSNCSGKHVGMLAGAQAIGAAIADYHLPDHPMQVRVKHVVADACGLRDDEVDWGIDGCNLPTPAFSLDRLARLYASLADGADAVEAGGSAITDRVRALARIHHAMTAHPELVAGDGRYCTVLMNAFDGQVVGKLGADACYGIGVRASERTRQLGADGALGISVKIEDGNLDVLYMVVSEILERLQIGTAAQRAQLAGFHRPRMLNTQGIEFGHATFPFELQAA is encoded by the coding sequence ATGGACACCCAACGCGCAGCGGTCGTCACTTACCGTGGTAACGCGATCGAGAACACGCACGTCGCTCATGTGGCGGTGGTCGATGCACGCGGCAGGTTGCTGGCCCGGTTCGGCGATCCGTTCCGGATGACGCTGGCGCGGTCGGCCGCCAAGCCGGCGCAGGCGCTGTCGGTGATCGAGACGGGCGCGCCCGAGCGTTTCGGCTTCGACGATGCGGACATTGCGCTGATGTGCGCGTCGCACAGCAGCGAGGACCGTCACATCGAGCGCACGCGGGCGATGCTCGCGAAGGTCGCCGCGCACGAATCGGACCTGCGATGCGGCGGCCATCCGCCGCTGTCGGATGCGGTGTACCGGTCGTGGATCAAGCGCGACTACATGCCGACCGGCGTGTGCAGCAACTGTTCGGGCAAGCATGTCGGGATGCTGGCCGGCGCGCAGGCGATCGGCGCGGCAATCGCCGACTACCATCTGCCCGACCATCCGATGCAGGTGCGTGTGAAGCATGTGGTGGCCGACGCGTGCGGGTTGCGCGACGACGAGGTCGACTGGGGCATCGACGGCTGCAACCTGCCGACGCCGGCGTTCTCGCTGGATCGCCTCGCGCGTCTTTATGCGTCGCTGGCCGACGGTGCCGACGCGGTGGAAGCGGGCGGCAGCGCGATTACCGATCGCGTCCGCGCGCTCGCGCGCATTCATCATGCGATGACGGCCCATCCGGAACTCGTCGCGGGCGATGGGCGCTATTGCACGGTGCTGATGAACGCGTTCGACGGGCAAGTGGTTGGCAAGCTCGGCGCCGATGCGTGCTACGGGATCGGCGTGCGCGCATCGGAACGCACGCGTCAGCTCGGCGCGGATGGCGCGCTCGGCATCTCGGTGAAGATCGAGGACGGCAATCTCGACGTGCTCTACATGGTCGTCAGCGAAATCCTCGAGCGGCTGCAGATTGGCACGGCCGCGCAGCGCGCGCAACTGGCCGGCTTCCACCGGCCACGGATGCTCAACACGCAGGGCATCGAGTTCGGACACGCCACGTTCCCGTTCGAATTGCAGGCGGCCTGA
- the aspA gene encoding aspartate ammonia-lyase produces the protein MTESGFRVEADLLGKRSIPADAYYGVHTLRAKENFDITGRTVASLPYLVMALAAVKEAAADANCELGLLPRPYRDAIAAACVEIREGRLHDQFVVDVIQGGAGTSTNMNANEVICNRALEIMGHARGQYEYLHPNEHVNLAQSTNDVYPTAIRVATCFAVEHLLEAMARLRDAFAERADAFAGLLKLGRTQLQDAVPMTLGQEFSTYAVMLTEDIARLQEAGWLIREINLGATAIGTGITAHPEYAEKALAALRRITGLDLSTAPNLIEATQDCGAFVQVSGVLKRIAVKLSKICNDLRLLSSGPRAGFGEINLPPVQAGSSIMPGKVNPVIPEVVNQVAFEVFGNDLTVTFAAEAGQLQLNAFEPVIASALFRSFSHLTAACTTLAERCVSGITANPERLRETMERSVALATALNPYIGYKRATAVAAEAHATGKSIREVVLEREWMTAAQLDEALQPEALIRPRVL, from the coding sequence ATGACAGAAAGCGGCTTCCGCGTCGAAGCGGATCTTTTAGGTAAACGAAGCATTCCGGCGGACGCCTATTACGGCGTCCATACGCTGCGCGCGAAAGAGAATTTCGACATCACGGGCCGCACCGTTGCGTCGCTGCCGTACCTCGTGATGGCGCTCGCGGCCGTGAAGGAAGCGGCGGCCGACGCCAACTGCGAGCTCGGGCTGCTGCCGCGGCCGTACCGCGATGCGATCGCCGCCGCATGCGTCGAGATCCGCGAAGGGCGCCTGCACGACCAGTTCGTCGTCGACGTCATCCAGGGCGGCGCCGGCACGTCGACCAACATGAACGCGAACGAGGTGATCTGCAACCGCGCGCTCGAAATCATGGGGCACGCGCGAGGGCAGTACGAATACCTGCACCCGAACGAGCACGTCAATCTCGCGCAGAGCACCAACGACGTCTATCCGACCGCGATCCGTGTCGCGACGTGCTTCGCGGTCGAACACCTGCTCGAAGCGATGGCGCGGTTGCGCGATGCATTCGCCGAGCGTGCCGATGCATTTGCCGGTTTGCTCAAGCTCGGTCGCACGCAGTTGCAGGATGCCGTGCCGATGACGCTTGGCCAGGAATTCTCGACCTACGCGGTGATGCTGACGGAAGACATCGCGCGGTTGCAGGAAGCCGGCTGGCTGATTCGCGAGATCAATCTCGGCGCGACCGCGATCGGCACGGGGATCACCGCGCATCCCGAGTACGCGGAGAAGGCGCTGGCCGCGCTGCGGCGCATCACCGGGCTCGACCTGAGCACCGCGCCGAACCTGATCGAGGCGACGCAGGATTGCGGCGCGTTCGTGCAGGTGTCGGGCGTGCTCAAGCGCATCGCCGTCAAGCTGTCGAAGATCTGCAACGACCTGCGGCTGCTGTCGAGCGGCCCGCGCGCCGGTTTCGGCGAGATCAACCTGCCGCCCGTGCAGGCCGGCTCGTCGATCATGCCCGGCAAGGTGAATCCGGTGATCCCGGAAGTCGTCAACCAGGTCGCGTTCGAGGTGTTCGGCAACGACCTGACCGTGACCTTCGCGGCCGAGGCCGGGCAGCTTCAGCTCAATGCGTTCGAGCCGGTGATCGCCAGCGCGCTGTTCCGCAGCTTCAGCCATCTGACGGCCGCCTGCACGACACTCGCGGAGCGCTGCGTGAGCGGGATCACCGCGAACCCCGAGCGGCTGCGCGAAACGATGGAGCGCTCGGTGGCGCTCGCCACCGCGCTGAACCCGTACATCGGCTACAAGCGCGCGACCGCCGTTGCCGCCGAAGCGCACGCAACCGGCAAATCGATCCGCGAAGTCGTGCTGGAACGCGAGTGGATGACCGCCGCGCAGCTCGACGAGGCGCTGCAACCCGAGGCGCTGATCCGGCCGCGCGTGCTTTGA